A section of the Castanea sativa cultivar Marrone di Chiusa Pesio chromosome 12, ASM4071231v1 genome encodes:
- the LOC142620141 gene encoding uncharacterized protein LOC142620141: MSVVFLLEYGILDHATYIYACLVMSLIGSLLTMLVVKQTDSEIYINQGKYARNLVKRFGLENAAHGRTPMTANAKLTNDPSASGAVTIASVATALATPTTISYWRFKLLSLPLHQQHKTSLCPSPITTDLHG; this comes from the exons ATGAGTGTTGTGTTTCTACTTGAATACGGGATCTTGGATCATGCAActtatatatatgcat GTCTGGTAATGTCATTGATTGGATCTTTGCTCACAATGCTTGTA GTGAAACAAACggattctgaaatttacatcaACCAAGGAAAGTATGCTAGAAATCTTGTCaagagatttggacttgaaaatgcTGCACATGGTAGAACACCAATGACTGCTAATGCAAAGCTAACCAATGATCCTTCAG CTAGTGGTGCTGTCACTATTGCTTCCGTTGCTACTGCTTTAGCCACTCCCACTACCATTAGCTATTGGCGATTCAAACTGTTATCGTTGCCCCTACATCAGCAGCACAAAACATCTTTATGTCCTTCGCCAATCACCACGGATCTCCATGGCTAA